In Haloarchaeobius salinus, the sequence CGAGGAGTGCATGCGCGACGAGGTGCTCTTCACCTGGCAGTTCGACGGCGAGGACCTCCCGCCGGACCACGGCGGCCCCCTCCGGGTCGTCACGCCCCACAAGTACGCCTACAAGGGCGCGAAGTGGGTCTGCGGCGTCGAGTTCCTCACCGAGGCCGAGCGCGGCTACTGGGAGCGACGCGGCTACTCGAACACCGCCAACCCCTGGAACGAGGAACGGTACAGCTAGATGAGGGCACGTCGCTGATTCTGCGAAGTGATGTGGTGCCTTCAAGTAGAGAGACGGCGGTTCGATCGGGGGTCAATCCATGTGTATCGAGCTCTTCGAAGACGGGTCAGTTGGTGTCGGTGCTGGCTCAGATGCAGCACGATCCCGGTATGACCCCGAGCAAACCTAGGTGGCTTCGGACGCGCGCCTCCGATAATGAACACCCTTTATACGACCGCCCCCTGAGATGGGGGCAATGGAACGAGCGGGCAGCGAGGCGGGCGTCGCGAGCGCGACGCGCGAGGACGCCACACTCGTCAGCCGGAGTCGCCCCATCGCGGACGTCTCCTTCCGGGCCTTCCTCGCGGCACGCGACCCGCCGCGTCTGCAGTGGGCCAGCCACGAGGGGCTGGAGCTTTCGGGCGCTGGGGTCGCCGCCCGGCTCACGGCCAGCGGCGAGGACCGGTTCGAGTCGGTCCGGACCGCCGCCGAGGGGCTGTTCGCCGACGCCGACTGCTCCAACTCCGACGCGCCGCGACCCCGCCTCGTGGGTGGGTTCGCCTTCCTCGACGACCACGAGCCGGAGCCACCGTGGGCCGGCTTCCCCGCCGCCGAGTTCGTCCTCCCCGAGGTGCAGCTCACGCGGACCGACGACGGCACGTGGCTCACCGTGAACCGGTACGAGCCCGACGCGGACCCGGACGACGTCGCCACGGCGCTCGACCGGGAGGTCGACGCCGTCGGGGACCTGCCGAAGATGCGGCCCGCCGGGACACGACCGGGCGTGACCGAGGTTCGACGCCCGACGCCGAAGGAGGTCTGGACCGCACAGGTCGCCGACGCCGTCGAGCGCGTCGAGGCCGGCGACCTGCAGAAGGTGGTGCTGGCCTGCGCGCTGGAGGTCGACCTCGCGGGCGTGGTGGACCTGCCGGACGTGCTCGAACGCCTGCGACGGACGTACCCGAACTGCTACCGGTTCCTCGTCCAGCCGACGGAGGAGGCCGGCTTTCTCGGTGCACCGCCGGAACGACTCGTCAAGCGCACGGGCCGGCACGTCGAGACCGAGGCGCTGGCCGGCTCGGTCGGGCGCGGTGGCACACCCGAGGCCGACGCCGACCTCGCCGCCGAACTCGTGGAATCGGCGAAGATACAGCACGAGCAGCGCCTCGTCGTCGACGCCATCTGCGACCAGCTCGCGCCGCTCGGCGAGGTCTCGGAGGGCGAGCAGACGGTCCGGAAGCTGGCGAACATCCAGCACCTCCGGACGCCGATCACGGTCGACCTCGACCGCGAGACGCACGTACTGGACATCGTGGGGGCGCTGCACCCGACGCCCGCCGTCGGCGGGCTCCCGCCCGAGGTGGCGGCGGAGACCATCCGCGACGTGGAGACGTTCGAG encodes:
- a CDS encoding isochorismate synthase gives rise to the protein MERAGSEAGVASATREDATLVSRSRPIADVSFRAFLAARDPPRLQWASHEGLELSGAGVAARLTASGEDRFESVRTAAEGLFADADCSNSDAPRPRLVGGFAFLDDHEPEPPWAGFPAAEFVLPEVQLTRTDDGTWLTVNRYEPDADPDDVATALDREVDAVGDLPKMRPAGTRPGVTEVRRPTPKEVWTAQVADAVERVEAGDLQKVVLACALEVDLAGVVDLPDVLERLRRTYPNCYRFLVQPTEEAGFLGAPPERLVKRTGRHVETEALAGSVGRGGTPEADADLAAELVESAKIQHEQRLVVDAICDQLAPLGEVSEGEQTVRKLANIQHLRTPITVDLDRETHVLDIVGALHPTPAVGGLPPEVAAETIRDVETFERGWYAAPIGWFDADGDGEFLVGIRSGLAGGRSATLFAGNGIVADSDPQEEWDEVQLKYRPLLDELE